A DNA window from Maribellus comscasis contains the following coding sequences:
- a CDS encoding family 78 glycoside hydrolase catalytic domain, with protein sequence MKIKFSFFASAVAFVLAIWACTQNPEINADHLTCNFREQPLGVDSEAPLLGWQLKSSGNNVVQSAYRIIVAENPSDLENGEGSVWDSGKMESAQSINIPYPGQNIDPGKRYYWKVKVWDDFGKESSWSETSWWQSGLFSEKDWQGAKWIAYEKMDSSKQLVPGIHGSGDQLGDLAVQRPVVPQFRKTFEVKKELQSATLFISGLGQYEASLNGQKVGNSFLAPGWTDYDKTVFYNTYDVTSLLKSGGNVLGAVVGNGFYNINRERYRKLVIAFGFPKMIGKLQLNYNDGTSETLVTDESWKCSPSPTIYTSIYGGEDYDASMEQTGWQEPGFDDSEWNSVLLARKPQGKLVAENDYPLMEMETFEPEKIIALGDTAWLYDFGQNASGIVELKVKGTARREVKLWPSELINPDKSANQQASGRPYYFSYKLNGKGSETWKPRFTYYGFRYVQVSGAVPAGEDNPQELPEIEKLSFLHTRNSSPQNGTFECSNDLLNRTHTLIDWAIRSNFQSVLSDCPHREKLGWLEQTYLMGQGVHFRYDNYHLYRKLVFDMIDAQTEEGLVPDIAPEYVEFNGGFRDSPEWGSAAVFLPYLLWKWYDDKQIIADAWPMMMRYIQYLKTKSDGHILDYGLGDWFDLGPGRPGVSQLTPVALTATATYYYDVKLMAEMAALMGKPEKKNLNRWAEEVRSAFNQKFYIPETNVYSTGSQTAMSMPLCAGIPEEGDREAVFANLVDSIVAENKALTAGDVGFHYLVEALTSGGAAQLMYEMINRDDVPGYGFQLKKGATALTESWQALEIVSNNHLMLGHVMEWFYAGLGGISQADNSAGYKNILIQPQVVKDLAFVKVGFESPYGLIRSEWEQNATGLKLEVEIPHNTKATILLPTNELNSVRVNGEKPKDGIISKFNREERLALSVGSGKYQMVMEPLFSE encoded by the coding sequence ATGAAAATAAAATTTAGCTTTTTTGCTTCGGCCGTAGCATTTGTTTTAGCGATTTGGGCTTGCACGCAGAACCCTGAAATAAACGCTGACCACCTGACATGTAATTTCAGAGAACAACCTTTGGGAGTTGATTCAGAAGCTCCGTTATTGGGGTGGCAACTGAAATCGTCGGGCAATAATGTGGTGCAATCGGCTTACAGGATTATTGTTGCTGAAAATCCGAGCGACCTGGAAAACGGAGAGGGTAGCGTTTGGGATTCCGGGAAGATGGAATCTGCTCAGTCGATAAACATACCTTACCCTGGGCAGAATATTGATCCGGGAAAACGTTACTATTGGAAGGTAAAAGTATGGGACGATTTTGGAAAGGAATCTTCATGGAGCGAAACTTCCTGGTGGCAAAGCGGACTGTTTTCTGAAAAAGACTGGCAGGGAGCCAAATGGATTGCCTATGAAAAAATGGATTCCTCCAAACAATTGGTTCCAGGCATTCATGGCTCTGGCGATCAATTGGGAGATTTGGCGGTACAACGACCCGTTGTGCCCCAGTTTCGAAAAACGTTCGAAGTTAAAAAAGAATTGCAATCGGCCACGCTTTTTATCTCCGGGCTCGGACAATACGAAGCCAGTCTGAACGGACAAAAAGTCGGAAATTCTTTTTTGGCGCCCGGATGGACAGATTACGATAAAACGGTTTTTTACAATACCTATGATGTAACTTCGCTGTTAAAATCCGGTGGAAATGTGCTGGGCGCTGTTGTGGGGAACGGGTTTTATAATATTAATCGTGAAAGATACCGGAAACTGGTTATTGCTTTCGGATTCCCCAAAATGATTGGAAAGCTGCAATTAAATTATAATGACGGCACTTCTGAAACATTGGTTACGGATGAAAGCTGGAAATGTTCTCCTTCGCCTACTATTTATACCAGTATTTACGGCGGTGAAGATTATGATGCTTCTATGGAACAAACGGGGTGGCAAGAACCCGGATTTGATGATTCTGAATGGAACTCTGTACTACTTGCCCGGAAGCCGCAAGGTAAATTAGTGGCTGAAAATGATTACCCATTGATGGAAATGGAGACATTTGAACCTGAAAAAATTATCGCATTGGGAGACACTGCCTGGCTTTATGATTTTGGACAAAATGCCTCGGGAATTGTTGAGCTAAAAGTAAAAGGCACTGCCAGACGGGAAGTAAAACTGTGGCCTTCCGAACTCATAAACCCGGATAAATCAGCCAATCAGCAGGCTTCGGGCCGGCCTTATTATTTTTCCTATAAGTTGAATGGAAAAGGGAGTGAAACCTGGAAGCCGAGATTTACTTATTACGGATTTCGTTATGTGCAGGTATCAGGAGCTGTTCCTGCAGGAGAAGACAATCCACAGGAACTTCCGGAAATTGAGAAACTCAGTTTTTTGCACACACGAAATTCTTCCCCGCAAAACGGAACTTTTGAATGCAGTAATGATCTGCTGAACCGCACTCATACATTAATCGACTGGGCCATCCGAAGTAATTTTCAGAGTGTACTTTCTGATTGTCCGCACCGCGAAAAGCTGGGCTGGCTGGAACAAACTTATCTGATGGGACAGGGCGTTCATTTTCGCTACGACAACTATCATCTTTACCGCAAATTGGTTTTTGATATGATAGATGCCCAGACAGAAGAAGGATTGGTGCCGGATATCGCTCCCGAATATGTGGAATTTAATGGGGGGTTCCGCGATTCGCCGGAATGGGGGAGTGCTGCAGTTTTTCTGCCTTATCTTCTTTGGAAATGGTACGACGATAAACAAATTATTGCTGATGCCTGGCCCATGATGATGCGTTACATTCAATACCTGAAGACCAAATCCGATGGTCATATTCTTGATTACGGGCTGGGCGATTGGTTTGATCTGGGCCCCGGAAGACCGGGAGTTTCTCAGTTAACACCCGTTGCATTGACAGCAACAGCAACATATTATTACGATGTGAAATTAATGGCAGAAATGGCTGCATTAATGGGCAAGCCGGAAAAGAAAAATTTGAACCGATGGGCTGAAGAAGTACGTTCGGCTTTTAATCAAAAATTTTATATCCCTGAAACCAACGTTTATTCCACCGGAAGTCAAACTGCCATGTCGATGCCTTTGTGCGCAGGGATTCCTGAAGAAGGTGATCGGGAGGCTGTTTTTGCCAATCTCGTAGATTCTATCGTGGCAGAGAACAAAGCACTTACCGCCGGAGATGTCGGCTTTCATTACCTGGTAGAAGCATTAACAAGCGGTGGCGCTGCACAGCTCATGTATGAAATGATAAACCGTGATGATGTTCCCGGTTATGGATTTCAGCTAAAGAAAGGTGCAACTGCACTAACAGAATCGTGGCAAGCTTTGGAGATTGTTTCCAATAACCACCTGATGCTGGGGCACGTGATGGAGTGGTTTTATGCCGGATTAGGAGGCATTAGTCAGGCTGACAACTCAGCAGGCTATAAAAATATTCTTATTCAGCCGCAAGTGGTGAAAGATCTTGCTTTTGTTAAGGTCGGTTTTGAATCTCCATATGGTTTAATACGATCGGAATGGGAGCAAAACGCCACGGGTTTAAAATTGGAAGTGGAAATTCCGCACAATACAAAAGCTACCATTTTGTTGCCAACGAATGAATTAAATTCAGTAAGAGTAAACGGGGAAAAACCAAAGGATGGTATCATCAGCAAATTTAATAGAGAAGAAAGGCTTGCGCTTAGTGTGGGCTCAGGAAAATATCAGATGGTTATGGAACCCTTATTTTCAGAATAG
- a CDS encoding glycosyl hydrolase has translation MTKKSKNTKLLIKVTGLVILLSILACSQNKKVEDDTLFNGFVNPPADARPFVRWWWNGNCLEKGEITRQLDVLKKAGMGGVEINPIAMPEEAKDIGVKPMTWLSSEWNDMLKFAAEQVKERGMIADLIVGSGWPFGGEFLSESETMQRMIINTIPCSGGQQLNETLADLYKKAEESLSRSHGEVRSYEMAFIRLVPADIQNTSEETDLFNDKYWKTDRLVVTIPPGKFNLIYGILQRGTREVMHGAPGAAGPVMNHYEKKITRAYLSRLDKISKDTGTPLSELIRALFCDSIELDGSNWTDNFQDTFFENYHYDLSPWLPFVFYDPFKGYVEENYDADFTEQLKRVRYDYNKLLVKVFLENFTQEFQDFCTEEGVLCRYQAYGTPFLMGMMEGNMIPDIPESNNWIYSTDMDADAWYWNQQHGYMIWNLYASSAGHLKNRKIVSNEAMTNTSGVFKTSLEEIKQHDDMNFITGMNHSVLHGYNYSPQKAGFPGWIRYGAYFNEKNTWWPFFPKWVDYNARLSYIFQNSQALKNIAILAPAADIWAKNGLTRDPFHTQPWYVYRLWESLSQAGSSCDYISQKIIQEGKTNDGKLTYGPMSFKTIFLSSIESLEPETATALLEFVKSGGKLVAIDGLPFRSLSFQKTTQNDSIVKAVFTEINDKFPEQLYSFASPNTEEELLPWTIELLEKANIQKDVNIQQPDKNVFQIHKKAGEKDIWFFTNINRTKTVTLNTVFPTASKTPWVWNPENGERSVFPFNKKKNELTIELEPLQSLLLVFEPKLKGKPTPQAKEGTQKVATITGPWQATFEPVNGEKFTRELDTLFTFDTPDDKELNDFAGTVIYSASFNSNDTTGFLELGKTNKGISEVLLNGKSVGLNWYGKPVFQLDGALKKGENQLEIKYTTVLANYVMSLKDNPTAQHWTGKYQKIPIGLEGDVIIYSEKTH, from the coding sequence ATGACAAAAAAAAGCAAAAACACAAAGCTCCTTATTAAAGTAACAGGTTTAGTCATTTTACTTTCTATTTTAGCTTGTTCACAGAACAAAAAAGTAGAAGACGATACTCTGTTCAACGGTTTTGTAAATCCTCCGGCTGATGCACGCCCCTTTGTTCGTTGGTGGTGGAACGGGAATTGTTTGGAAAAAGGTGAAATCACCCGGCAGCTCGATGTGTTGAAGAAAGCCGGGATGGGAGGTGTGGAAATCAACCCGATTGCCATGCCCGAAGAAGCAAAGGATATTGGTGTAAAACCCATGACCTGGCTTAGTTCCGAATGGAATGATATGCTAAAGTTTGCGGCCGAACAAGTCAAAGAACGCGGAATGATTGCTGATTTGATTGTCGGTTCGGGCTGGCCTTTTGGAGGTGAATTCCTGTCGGAGAGTGAAACCATGCAGCGGATGATTATAAATACAATTCCCTGCTCGGGAGGACAGCAACTCAACGAAACTTTAGCGGACTTGTATAAAAAGGCCGAAGAATCGTTGTCCCGAAGTCACGGGGAGGTTCGAAGTTATGAAATGGCTTTTATTCGTCTGGTTCCCGCTGACATTCAAAACACTTCGGAAGAGACTGACCTTTTTAATGACAAATACTGGAAGACCGATCGACTGGTAGTCACAATTCCTCCCGGGAAATTTAATCTGATTTATGGGATTCTTCAACGTGGTACGCGTGAAGTAATGCATGGCGCTCCGGGTGCAGCCGGTCCGGTTATGAACCACTATGAAAAGAAAATAACCCGCGCTTATTTAAGCCGGCTGGATAAAATTAGCAAGGACACCGGCACTCCGCTATCTGAGCTAATTCGGGCACTTTTCTGCGACAGTATTGAATTAGACGGCTCCAACTGGACCGATAATTTTCAGGATACCTTTTTTGAAAACTATCATTACGATCTTTCGCCCTGGCTGCCGTTTGTTTTTTACGATCCATTTAAAGGATATGTGGAAGAAAATTATGATGCAGATTTTACAGAACAATTAAAACGGGTGAGGTACGATTACAATAAATTGTTGGTAAAGGTTTTTCTGGAAAACTTCACACAGGAATTTCAGGATTTTTGTACAGAAGAAGGTGTACTTTGTCGCTACCAGGCTTACGGAACGCCGTTTCTTATGGGGATGATGGAGGGAAATATGATTCCCGACATTCCCGAAAGCAACAACTGGATTTATTCGACCGATATGGATGCCGACGCGTGGTACTGGAACCAGCAACACGGTTATATGATTTGGAATTTATATGCTTCTTCGGCAGGCCATCTTAAAAATCGAAAAATAGTCAGTAATGAAGCGATGACCAACACGAGTGGTGTTTTTAAAACTTCGCTGGAAGAAATAAAACAACACGACGACATGAACTTTATAACCGGGATGAACCACTCTGTTCTGCATGGCTACAACTATTCGCCGCAAAAAGCAGGGTTTCCGGGCTGGATTCGATATGGAGCTTATTTTAATGAAAAAAATACATGGTGGCCGTTTTTCCCAAAATGGGTGGATTACAACGCGCGTCTTTCCTATATTTTTCAGAATTCGCAAGCCCTGAAAAATATTGCCATACTGGCGCCGGCGGCTGATATCTGGGCAAAAAACGGGTTAACACGCGATCCCTTTCACACCCAGCCCTGGTATGTTTACCGGCTTTGGGAATCGTTGAGTCAGGCCGGAAGTTCCTGCGATTATATTAGCCAGAAAATTATTCAGGAAGGAAAAACCAACGACGGCAAACTTACCTATGGCCCCATGTCGTTTAAAACGATTTTCTTAAGTAGTATTGAATCGCTGGAACCGGAAACCGCTACCGCGCTGCTCGAATTTGTAAAAAGCGGCGGAAAATTGGTTGCCATCGACGGACTTCCATTTCGATCGCTTTCTTTTCAAAAAACAACCCAAAACGATTCAATTGTAAAAGCTGTTTTTACTGAAATTAATGATAAATTTCCGGAGCAACTTTATTCGTTTGCCAGCCCAAATACAGAGGAGGAGTTACTTCCCTGGACGATTGAACTTCTGGAAAAGGCAAATATTCAAAAAGATGTAAACATTCAGCAGCCGGATAAAAATGTTTTTCAGATTCATAAAAAAGCCGGAGAAAAAGACATCTGGTTTTTTACCAATATCAACCGGACCAAAACAGTTACTTTAAATACTGTTTTTCCAACAGCCTCCAAAACTCCGTGGGTTTGGAATCCTGAAAATGGTGAACGTTCGGTGTTCCCTTTCAATAAGAAGAAAAATGAATTAACGATTGAATTAGAACCATTACAATCCTTGTTATTGGTGTTCGAGCCCAAACTCAAAGGTAAACCAACACCACAAGCTAAGGAAGGAACCCAAAAGGTTGCAACAATAACCGGTCCCTGGCAGGCAACTTTTGAGCCAGTCAACGGAGAAAAATTTACAAGGGAATTAGACACGCTGTTTACGTTCGACACGCCCGACGACAAAGAACTAAATGACTTTGCCGGAACGGTTATTTATTCTGCATCTTTCAATTCCAACGACACGACAGGTTTCCTTGAACTCGGAAAAACAAACAAAGGGATTAGCGAAGTATTGCTGAACGGGAAAAGCGTTGGATTAAATTGGTACGGGAAGCCGGTATTTCAATTGGACGGCGCGTTAAAAAAAGGTGAAAATCAGCTGGAAATAAAATATACTACTGTACTCGCCAATTATGTAATGAGCCTGAAAGATAATCCGACGGCGCAACACTGGACCGGAAAATATCAAAAAATCCCCATCGGTTTGGAAGGAGACGTGATAATTTATTCGGAGAAAACGCATTAG
- a CDS encoding family 78 glycoside hydrolase catalytic domain, with translation MKRYKKYLKLLALFVFGISIILLQSCNSTQDKNTKIEKLNVEYLPNPLGVDVAQPRFSWQLWSSQRDVYQVAYQLVVGESIDEVKKGNGTFWDTGKITSGETVNLEYEGSQLQSNTTCFWRVQVWLDDETSIWSEPAFFQTAILNEDEWQAKWITTQKKITNTSPLLRKEFQIEKKIKQAIAHVTAAGFYEFFLNGEKVGDHVLDPGVTDYRETVLYSTYDVTTLLKEGGNVTGAMLGNGAWNLLKTEGRYSWGRGNPLGSPAFFMQLVISYEDGSEEVIVSDETWKTADSPITFNNLYGGEDYDATKELPGWSSSGFDDSAWATAVLSEGPGGKLKAQLTPPIKVTQTLSAVKQTNPQPGVYLFDLGQNIAGWWRLEIEGEPGQVIRIRGAETLNDSLFSTPLKEGDKLSTKERYHAQTWTDYTIKSNKRETYEPRFFYTGFRYVEVTASDKKDPKYLNIEGRVVRSANRRNGTFGSSNTLLNSIHEAGVWAQMSNMQSYPTDCPHREKGAYNGDGQVIAETSMHDFHMAPFYTKWLNDMRDSQEENGRIPNTSPVLVGGMGGGVAWGSAYVLIPWWMKHYYNDTQILQEHYPTMKKYVNYLRELGSKDEDPSEPYIIDNFDGYWYSLGEWCAPGESDCPNHPVVNTFYYYQNCLLLSKIAGELGHAKDQEYYKALSDTVKKEFNRKFFNTETGLYGTDSTYQTYQLLALAGDVVPEDYRGKVFQTIIDDIKTRSNHLNTGIIGTKYLWPVLVENGENETAYKIATQTTYPSFGYWINNGATTLLESWEGDNSHNHQMFGSITEYFYKFLAGIQSPMEGKTGAGYSNIYIKPFVPDELDAANASVETIAGTIVSDWKKESGSFVQKVSLPANTTATVALPAFSATDVIVWEGEAKIWENNHYVEGTAGISSVEKNKDGLELKIGSGTYLFRVEPKE, from the coding sequence ATGAAACGCTATAAAAAATATCTAAAACTCCTTGCTCTCTTCGTTTTTGGAATCAGCATCATATTATTACAGTCATGCAATTCAACTCAGGATAAAAATACCAAAATTGAAAAACTGAATGTTGAATATCTTCCAAATCCACTGGGCGTAGATGTGGCACAACCACGTTTTTCCTGGCAACTTTGGTCATCTCAGCGTGACGTTTATCAGGTCGCTTATCAACTTGTGGTTGGTGAAAGCATTGATGAAGTAAAAAAAGGAAACGGGACGTTTTGGGACACCGGAAAAATCACTTCAGGAGAAACTGTAAATCTTGAATACGAAGGGAGTCAGCTACAGAGTAATACCACCTGTTTTTGGCGGGTACAAGTGTGGCTCGATGATGAAACTTCGATATGGAGTGAACCGGCATTTTTCCAAACAGCTATTTTGAATGAGGATGAATGGCAGGCAAAATGGATAACAACTCAGAAAAAAATAACGAATACCAGCCCCCTTCTGCGAAAAGAATTCCAGATTGAGAAAAAAATTAAACAGGCTATTGCCCACGTTACTGCAGCAGGATTCTACGAGTTTTTTCTTAACGGTGAGAAGGTAGGCGACCATGTATTGGACCCCGGAGTAACTGACTACAGGGAAACCGTTTTGTATTCTACCTACGATGTTACAACGCTGCTGAAGGAAGGCGGGAATGTAACCGGAGCAATGTTGGGGAACGGCGCATGGAATTTGCTTAAAACAGAGGGCCGGTACAGTTGGGGAAGAGGAAATCCACTCGGAAGCCCCGCTTTTTTTATGCAATTGGTAATTTCCTATGAGGACGGAAGCGAGGAGGTTATCGTCTCTGATGAGACCTGGAAAACAGCCGACAGCCCCATAACATTTAACAATCTTTACGGTGGAGAAGATTATGATGCCACAAAAGAACTTCCCGGATGGTCGTCAAGTGGTTTTGATGATTCGGCTTGGGCAACTGCAGTTTTGAGTGAAGGGCCGGGAGGAAAATTAAAAGCACAATTGACACCGCCCATAAAAGTCACCCAAACCCTCTCCGCGGTAAAACAAACGAACCCGCAACCGGGAGTTTATCTTTTTGATTTGGGACAAAATATAGCCGGCTGGTGGCGCCTTGAAATTGAAGGAGAGCCCGGACAGGTCATCCGAATTCGCGGAGCCGAAACCCTGAATGATTCACTTTTCTCAACGCCACTAAAAGAAGGCGACAAGCTCAGTACAAAAGAAAGATACCATGCCCAAACATGGACTGACTACACAATCAAAAGTAATAAAAGGGAAACCTACGAACCTCGCTTTTTTTACACCGGTTTTCGTTATGTTGAAGTGACTGCAAGCGATAAAAAGGATCCCAAATACCTGAATATTGAAGGAAGAGTCGTACGTTCGGCAAATAGAAGAAACGGCACCTTTGGATCTTCCAATACCTTATTAAATAGCATTCACGAAGCCGGAGTATGGGCGCAAATGAGTAACATGCAAAGTTATCCAACTGACTGTCCTCACCGCGAAAAAGGAGCATATAACGGGGATGGTCAGGTAATTGCAGAAACTTCGATGCACGACTTCCATATGGCACCGTTTTATACCAAGTGGTTGAATGATATGCGCGATTCGCAGGAAGAAAATGGCCGGATTCCAAATACCTCACCTGTGTTAGTCGGTGGAATGGGCGGCGGTGTCGCCTGGGGAAGCGCTTATGTGCTCATTCCCTGGTGGATGAAGCACTATTACAATGATACTCAGATTCTACAGGAGCATTATCCAACCATGAAAAAGTATGTAAATTACCTCAGGGAACTGGGTTCAAAAGATGAAGACCCATCTGAGCCATACATTATTGATAATTTCGACGGATACTGGTACTCACTTGGCGAATGGTGTGCTCCCGGAGAGAGTGATTGTCCAAATCATCCGGTGGTTAACACATTTTATTACTATCAAAATTGTCTGCTGCTTTCAAAAATTGCAGGTGAACTGGGACACGCCAAAGATCAAGAATATTACAAGGCATTGTCCGACACAGTAAAAAAGGAATTCAACCGGAAATTCTTTAATACAGAAACTGGACTGTACGGAACTGACTCAACATACCAAACCTACCAATTACTGGCCTTGGCCGGTGATGTAGTACCGGAAGATTACAGGGGAAAAGTTTTCCAAACGATAATCGACGATATCAAAACAAGGAGCAACCATTTAAATACAGGAATCATCGGTACAAAATACTTGTGGCCTGTGTTGGTTGAAAACGGAGAAAACGAAACAGCTTATAAAATAGCTACACAAACTACTTATCCCAGTTTCGGCTACTGGATAAATAACGGAGCTACTACGCTGCTGGAATCGTGGGAAGGAGACAACTCGCATAACCATCAAATGTTTGGTTCCATAACAGAATATTTTTACAAGTTTTTAGCAGGAATTCAGTCCCCCATGGAAGGGAAAACGGGGGCGGGATACAGCAATATTTATATCAAACCTTTTGTTCCCGATGAACTTGACGCGGCGAATGCTTCTGTGGAAACCATTGCCGGAACCATTGTTTCGGACTGGAAAAAGGAAAGCGGGAGTTTTGTTCAAAAAGTAAGTTTACCGGCGAATACAACTGCAACCGTGGCTCTTCCTGCTTTTTCAGCTACGGATGTTATCGTTTGGGAAGGAGAAGCAAAAATTTGGGAGAATAATCACTACGTTGAAGGGACAGCAGGCATATCCAGTGTAGAGAAAAATAAAGATGGTCTGGAGCTTAAAATTGGTTCCGGAACTTACCTGTTCAGAGTGGAACCCAAGGAATAA
- a CDS encoding family 78 glycoside hydrolase catalytic domain, whose protein sequence is MKEKAIFVVGLLFTVISAVTLLECSQKNTETTKNGDWSPDEKVIWIGDNKPQPAFDSLFYENDPSPIFRKEFKLEKTIKSAHLLITAAGYYEATINGKRVGKNRLDPAWTDFSKRIYYSEYDVTQLLAQKENCLEVTLGNGFYNPLPLRMWGRRNLREPLPVGRPVFTAKMIVEYADGKTDELVTDDSWKFAYGPIQKNNVYIGEVYDARNEVQGWNNPGFDDSEWQNAVVNEGPGGKLEKTFFPPIQITKRLMPANIYSSSPGVYIADMGVNFAGTFRMKISGDTGDSIVFRFGERIYPDGSLNPMTTVCGQIKRQGVGGPGAPDVAWQTDTYIIGDKSEAWFQPEFTFHTYRYIEISGLKSKPELSDIEGLVMNTNVSAENSFSCSNALFNSIQEASERTFLANLQSVQSDCPAREKFGYGGDLNATSETFIYNFDMNSFYQKTIYDWVDAINDSVFIDTAPFVGINYCGLSWESAFLTTQYYLLLYYNNVDLVKELYDFDKKWMEKVARIHPNGIVDSGLSDHESLEPVPVELTGTCHYLFCARIMQRFAALTGNSADEKMYQELEQKLKKSIKEKFWNSPVQDEINKQTLFASLLYFDVLSEDENAAAADSLLSAIKKEPAGHFVTGIFGTKYILEALSKYVSPEQVFEIVNSKKYPGWGFMIDKGATTIWETWKESDNTYSNCHPMFGTVSEWFYRWLGGIEPDEDFPGFKKFKLHPSVSENLNSVKCNYQSPFGEIVSNWKKETDKTIYNFRIPNGTTAFVNLATSGKNVTIQKEEDSDFSSAEVKGLQSGKFDLTEGSYTVVIN, encoded by the coding sequence ATGAAGGAGAAAGCAATTTTTGTAGTCGGTTTGTTGTTCACCGTAATTTCTGCTGTTACACTTTTGGAATGCAGCCAGAAAAACACTGAAACTACAAAAAACGGGGACTGGTCGCCGGATGAAAAAGTAATTTGGATTGGGGACAATAAACCACAACCGGCCTTTGATTCATTGTTCTATGAAAATGATCCTTCTCCAATTTTTAGAAAAGAATTCAAGCTTGAAAAAACGATAAAATCTGCGCATTTATTGATTACTGCAGCAGGTTATTACGAAGCGACAATTAACGGGAAAAGAGTCGGGAAAAACCGGCTCGACCCGGCATGGACTGATTTTAGCAAACGCATTTATTACTCGGAATACGATGTCACTCAACTTCTTGCTCAAAAAGAAAATTGTCTTGAAGTAACGCTTGGAAACGGCTTTTACAATCCGCTTCCTTTGCGCATGTGGGGACGCAGAAATCTTCGGGAACCGTTGCCGGTTGGCAGACCCGTGTTTACAGCGAAAATGATTGTTGAATATGCGGATGGAAAGACAGATGAACTTGTTACCGATGATTCCTGGAAGTTTGCCTATGGCCCCATTCAAAAAAATAATGTTTATATCGGCGAAGTGTATGACGCCCGCAATGAAGTGCAAGGCTGGAACAATCCTGGTTTTGACGATTCTGAATGGCAAAATGCAGTTGTAAACGAGGGACCTGGCGGCAAGCTTGAAAAAACATTTTTCCCGCCGATTCAAATTACAAAGCGATTAATGCCAGCAAATATTTATTCGTCGTCTCCGGGAGTTTATATTGCCGATATGGGTGTAAATTTTGCCGGAACATTTCGAATGAAAATCAGCGGAGACACAGGAGATTCAATTGTATTTCGTTTTGGCGAGCGGATTTATCCCGATGGAAGTCTGAATCCGATGACAACAGTTTGCGGACAAATAAAAAGACAGGGAGTCGGTGGACCCGGAGCGCCCGATGTGGCCTGGCAAACTGACACCTACATTATTGGCGATAAATCCGAAGCCTGGTTTCAGCCTGAATTTACATTTCACACGTATCGTTACATCGAAATTTCCGGGCTAAAATCAAAACCGGAACTCAGCGATATTGAAGGACTGGTGATGAATACCAACGTTTCAGCAGAAAACAGTTTTTCCTGTTCCAACGCATTGTTTAATTCTATTCAGGAAGCCAGCGAGCGAACTTTCCTTGCCAATTTGCAAAGTGTACAGTCCGATTGCCCGGCGCGCGAAAAATTTGGATATGGCGGAGATTTAAACGCCACCAGCGAGACGTTCATTTATAATTTTGATATGAATTCGTTCTATCAGAAAACCATTTACGATTGGGTGGATGCAATAAACGATTCAGTTTTTATTGATACGGCGCCGTTTGTGGGAATAAATTACTGCGGACTCAGCTGGGAATCAGCTTTTCTCACAACGCAATATTACCTTTTACTTTATTACAACAATGTGGATTTGGTAAAAGAACTCTATGATTTTGATAAAAAATGGATGGAAAAAGTGGCCCGGATTCATCCGAATGGAATCGTGGATAGCGGGTTGTCCGACCACGAATCGCTGGAACCGGTTCCGGTGGAATTGACAGGTACTTGTCATTATTTGTTTTGTGCGCGGATTATGCAACGTTTTGCTGCACTAACCGGAAATTCAGCTGATGAAAAGATGTATCAGGAACTGGAGCAAAAATTAAAAAAGAGTATCAAAGAAAAATTCTGGAACTCTCCTGTCCAAGATGAAATCAACAAACAAACACTTTTTGCGAGCCTTCTTTATTTTGATGTTTTATCAGAAGACGAAAATGCAGCGGCTGCTGATTCATTACTTAGCGCCATAAAAAAAGAGCCGGCAGGGCATTTTGTTACCGGTATTTTCGGAACAAAATACATTCTGGAAGCGCTTTCCAAATATGTTTCGCCAGAGCAGGTTTTCGAAATTGTAAACAGCAAAAAGTACCCCGGCTGGGGATTTATGATTGACAAAGGCGCGACCACAATTTGGGAAACATGGAAAGAAAGCGACAATACGTATTCCAATTGTCATCCGATGTTTGGAACGGTTTCCGAGTGGTTTTACCGCTGGCTGGGCGGAATTGAACCGGATGAGGATTTTCCCGGATTTAAAAAATTTAAGCTTCATCCTTCCGTTTCTGAGAATCTGAATTCGGTAAAATGCAATTATCAATCGCCTTTTGGAGAAATCGTTTCCAACTGGAAAAAAGAAACAGATAAAACAATTTACAATTTCCGTATCCCCAATGGTACAACAGCTTTTGTTAACCTGGCAACGAGTGGAAAGAATGTTACAATTCAGAAAGAGGAGGATTCCGATTTTTCCTCAGCTGAAGTAAAAGGGTTACAAAGCGGAAAGTTTGACTTAACCGAAGGAAGCTACACTGTTGTAATCAATTAA